The genome window TATTTGAGGTGCTGGAACGGTACCCAAGCGAATTTCCAGCCACCATCACCGGCATGGTCGAGACCGGGGAAGAATCTGCACAGCTGGCCCCGATGATCGACCGTATTGCCGACTTCTACGAAAGTCAGGTAGAGAGCGAAGCCCGCAACCTCGCGCAGCGCATCAATCCTATCCTGACTGTCGGGCTGGCCCTGGTTGTGGGCGTGATCATGATGGCCGTTATGGCCCCGATGAGCGCCATGATCGGTGAGTTGAGCAAATAAAGAGGCACCCCTATGAACCGAGACGGATTTACCCTAACTGAACTCCTGATCGTGATGGCCCTGCTCGGCATCCTGATCGGTATCGGCCTGACGAATTACAGCGGGGCACGTCAGCGCGGCATGGACAGCGCAGCGCAGCAGCATGGGGCCGCCGTCGCGCTGGCCGTGCAGCAGTACCTGAGCCAGAACCCGGTCCGGGACGTCAGTGCCCTGAGCAGTGGAGGCTGGGAGGACTGCACCAAAGCGGCACGTATCACCACTCCCCTGCCCAGCTCCCCCGACCGCACCTACCAGAGCGGCGATATCGGCTGGAAAGCACCGCCCGAGTTCGTGACCTGCCGCATCGGCGGCAGCGGCCGCAGCGTGCAGGTCACCACCGGCACCACCTCCGGGACCAAGACCTTTATCAACGGAGATAGCCCGTGAGACGCACCCAGGGCTTCACGCTGATCGAGATTCTGGTGGTGCTGGGCCTGATCGCCCTGGGCCTCTCCCTGGCATGGCCGAAAACGGACACCCAGTCGCGGCTGCCCGGACAATTCGCTGAAGCCCTGAGCGCCTATCTGAACGCGGCCGCCGCCGGCGCAGACGGACGCCAGAGCGAAGTGTGCGTGCAAAAAAGTGGCCAGACCGCCGTGACGACGCCAGCCACGCAGGCAGCCCTCAAGATTCCAAAGGAGATCGAGACGGACCTGTCCCAGGTCTGTTTCAGCCGCACCGGACAGCCCACCAGTGCCGTGAATATTGGCATAAAACACGTCAAAGACGCGGATTACACCCTGCACGTGGCTTCCGAAGGCATCTACGGAAAAATCCAGGTGGTTCAGTGAAACGGCACCAGCGCGGCTTCACCTTGATTGAAGTGCTGGTGGCCACGTTCCTGGTCGCCATGATTCTGCTCACCGTACTGCGTTCTCAACTTCAGATGAGCGCGGCCAATGCCAACGCCAACTTGCAGATCACCCAGGCCGCCGTGGCCGAAGCGGCCGGTTTCCGCTACAGCACCCAGCTGGCCGCCCAGGGGTTCGAAGCCAGTGGCGACGCAGGGTCAGACTTCGCCAGCATTCGCTCGGAACTGCCCCCGGAGCAGCAGGAACTGCTGAACAACCTGAGCTACTCGGTCAAAAATGCCGGTGGCGCTTTCATGATCGTCAAAGTCTGGATCAAGGACCACCCTGAAGACCCACGGCAAGTCGAATTCACCATGCGCATCCCGAGGTAAAACCATGCACAACACACGTCTCGCTGGCAATGCGCTGATCTTCACCCTGATCATCGGTCTGGGGATGCTTGCCCTCATCTCGGTCTACCTGGCCACCACACGCTCGAACGTGCAGAACGCCGATGAGCGTACCGCGCGTGCCCAGGTCATGTTGGACGCCCAGCTGATCGGCACCGAACAGTTCAAGCAGGCCATCAGAACCCTACAAACCCAGGCGGACTACTCGCACAGCACCCGCCTGATCACGATTCCCGCTCTGCGCTGCGACAGTGGCCTGCGCATCTTCATCGCCACGGAAGGCAGCTGCTCAGAGGCCAACCCCGCGCCGCAGAGCACGGTGGTCAACAACACCAGACCCGGAACCGTCGCCACACAGCTGAATATCGACGGAAGCACCGTCGCCTACACCCAGGCAAACACCGAAGAGATTCCGGTGCGCCTGCAGTACACGGCCCAGACCAGTGAAGGACGCAAACAGACCATCAGCATGGACATGCGCATGGTTCGGACCACTGCCATCAACTTCGGACGCACGGGCAACACCGATTTCTCCATCATGGCCGAGTCGCTGACCATTCCTGACAGCCCACGCGTGCTCGACGGTCAGGTCTATGTCCGGGACACTCCGGTCATCCCGGCAAACAGCCAGATCAATTTTGCTGATGGCCTGATCACCGCTTCAGACAGCGTCAGAATCGGCACTCAGAACATTCCGGTCACCCGCTTTGCGCCCAACCCGCTGTACCCCTGCGACCAGGCGGCAGCCAACTGCCCCAAATTCAGCGGCGGCCTGGGAGTATCACAGCTCAACATCAACTCACCAGCTCAGCCTGCCATCAGCATGACGGCCAACCGGCGAAACCAAATCGAAACTGCGGCACTCAGGCGCGGCAGCAGTGCCAAAATCCCGGATGATGTGGATACCATTTTCCTTGACCACGCCAATGGAAAAGACTACCTGTATCTGTGCAATCCGGTGGATTGCTATGTCCTGACACAGAGTCTGAATGGAACGACCAACTACCAAATGACGCAATATGCAGACTACAATTTTGTATACAATACAAAGCAATATGCCAATAATCCCTTTATGAACAATCAGTACGGCAGCAAACTCTTAAAAGTCCCGCGTCCCCCGGAAAACGGCGGATACTACACCCCACCTGAAATAGGAGGGGCGAGTGGCAATCAAGCGTTTCTGTCCACCTTCGGCAACATCCTTTTCTCGGACCGCAATCTCACCGTCAAGGCGCTGCGCCCCAATGCTGGCGCTTACATCAACCATCCGCTGATCTACACACCAGGCAACATCACCATCGGCAGCAGCCTGATCGCCGCCGAGCCGATCTGCGACTCCTACCCCACGCAGGACGCCGGTGGCAACATCATTCCTGCGAACTGCCAAACCACGGACAAACTGAGTGCCCTTTACCTGACGGCGGGTGGTAATATTTACATCGGAGACAGCAGCCGGCCCATCAATCAAGGTGAGACGCGCATGACGGTCAATGCCCACCTCGCCGCCGGCGGAACCATCCGGGTGGCCGACACCCGCCTTGATGACGTGTTGCTGGTGGGCAGTATGGCCGCGAAAACCATTGACCTGACCAATTTGCAGTTCACTGAGGACCCGCGTATGTTGCGTCACCCTTACGCTGTCAGCGTTTTCAGCATAAAGCCCGTGTTCCGCATGGTGGGAACAGGGCCTGAGCTGCAGGAGTAGCCGCTACGGAACGCAGCAAAACCACAAAATTGTATTTTGACCAACCAGACCGGCGCACACAATGGATGCAGGAGGAATACGCATGAAACAGCACATGCACGGTTACACCCTGATTGAGGTCCTGCTGGCCCTCGGGGCCACCGCCGCCTTGGTAGGAGGCGTGGCAGCCATCGTCACCCCGGCCATGCAGGCGAGCCGTGACGACACCCTGACGGCGGCCGAAAACATCCAGCTTTCCCGCACCACCGACCAACTGGTCGACGACATCGCGGGCGGCAAGGTGATCCTGCGCCAGGCCAGCACGCAGCGGCTCGACTTCCTGAGACTCAGCGCGCTCCAGCCCACGCAGCTGCCTGGGCATCTGGGCAACGGCAAGGAAACGC of Deinococcus proteolyticus MRP contains these proteins:
- a CDS encoding type II secretion system protein, which codes for MNRDGFTLTELLIVMALLGILIGIGLTNYSGARQRGMDSAAQQHGAAVALAVQQYLSQNPVRDVSALSSGGWEDCTKAARITTPLPSSPDRTYQSGDIGWKAPPEFVTCRIGGSGRSVQVTTGTTSGTKTFINGDSP
- a CDS encoding type II secretion system protein — protein: MRRTQGFTLIEILVVLGLIALGLSLAWPKTDTQSRLPGQFAEALSAYLNAAAAGADGRQSEVCVQKSGQTAVTTPATQAALKIPKEIETDLSQVCFSRTGQPTSAVNIGIKHVKDADYTLHVASEGIYGKIQVVQ
- a CDS encoding prepilin-type N-terminal cleavage/methylation domain-containing protein, with translation MKRHQRGFTLIEVLVATFLVAMILLTVLRSQLQMSAANANANLQITQAAVAEAAGFRYSTQLAAQGFEASGDAGSDFASIRSELPPEQQELLNNLSYSVKNAGGAFMIVKVWIKDHPEDPRQVEFTMRIPR